In Desulfovibrio sp. 86, the following proteins share a genomic window:
- a CDS encoding thermonuclease family protein, whose protein sequence is MLIRIFCLCLTICLALASLPALAWDARVVRVEDGNTISVSKTGKSDDAEVVLRFYGIEAPTLNQPFGAEARQRLAEIMPRGTRVTVEPVGESESGTISALIQVGGASVNYQLVMEGLAWIDRQNCRAIFCRRWMIQEHQAVVEKRGVWGLKIGTPPWQWGR, encoded by the coding sequence ATGCTGATCCGGATTTTTTGTCTCTGTCTGACCATCTGCCTTGCCTTGGCAAGCCTTCCGGCCCTTGCCTGGGACGCCAGGGTTGTCCGTGTGGAGGATGGCAACACCATTTCCGTCAGCAAGACCGGCAAAAGCGATGACGCCGAGGTGGTGCTGCGGTTTTATGGCATAGAGGCCCCGACCCTGAACCAGCCCTTCGGGGCGGAAGCTCGTCAACGCCTTGCCGAGATCATGCCGCGAGGCACAAGGGTAACGGTGGAACCCGTGGGCGAGAGCGAGTCGGGCACCATAAGCGCGCTTATTCAGGTTGGGGGCGCATCTGTTAACTATCAGCTGGTGATGGAAGGGCTGGCCTGGATTGACAGACAAAATTGCAGGGCTATCTTTTGCCGCCGCTGGATGATACAGGAACACCAGGCTGTTGTAGAGAAGCGGGGCGTGTGGGGCCTGAAAATAGGCACTCCGCCCTGGCAGTGGGGCAGATAA